One window of the Saccopteryx bilineata isolate mSacBil1 chromosome 2, mSacBil1_pri_phased_curated, whole genome shotgun sequence genome contains the following:
- the RNF183 gene encoding E3 ubiquitin-protein ligase RNF183 isoform X1 — MNREELYKCSLKVDIVRMMLQTQTIAGKLTWSQVEVMTLRSCLALAEMSWLRDWSCKGHEVQGQVHVVHYDPMPCTVPGLWTSLVRPLRMAEQQGQEHECPVCWNPFNNTFHTPKMLDCCHSFCVECLAHLSLVTPARRKLLCPLCRQPTVLASGQPVTDLPTNTAVLSLLRLEPHHIILEGHQLCLKDQPKSRYLLRQPRVYTLDLPEPGSQTEAPQAMAPATTPLPVPISSHYSRRECCHNPQSRMFTYLIAVILSVTLLLIFSIFWTNQFFWSVG, encoded by the exons ATGAACCGTGAAGAGCTATACAAATGCTCTCTCAAGGTTGACATTGTTCGGATGATGctacagacacagacaatagctGGCAAACTGACTTGGTCACAGGTGGAGGTGATGACTTTGCGGTCCTGTCTAGCACTTGCTGAGATGTCCTGGCTTAGGG ACTGGTCATGCAAAGGTCACGAGGTCCAAGGCCAGGTCCATGTTGTTCACTATGACCCGATgccttgcacagtgcctggcctcTG gACATCTCTTGTGAGGCCTCTAAGGATGGCCGAGCAGCAGGGCCAGGAGCACGAGTGCCCTGTCTGCTGGAACCCTTTCAACAACACATTCCACACCCCTAAAATGCTCGACTGCTGCCACTCGTTCTGTGTGGAATGCCTGGCTCATCTCAGCCTGGTGACTCCAGCCCGGCGCAAACTGCTGTGCCCGCTCTGTCGCCAGCCCACTGTGCTGGCCTCTGGGCAGCCTGTCACTGACTTGCCCACAAATACTGCTGTGCTCTCCCTGCTCCGCCTGGAGCCCCACCACATCATCTTGGAAGGCCATCAGCTCTGTCTCAAGGACCAACCTAAGAGCCGCTACTTGCTGCGCCAGCCCCGGGTCTATACACTGGACCTCCCTGAGCCCGGGAGCCAGACTGAGGCCCCCCAGGCCATGGCCCCTGCCACCACACCTCTGCCCGTCCCCATCTCCAGCCACTACTCTCGCAGGGAGTGTTGCCACAACCCTCAGTCCCGGATGTTTACCTACCTGATAGCTGTCATCCTCAGCGTCACTCTGTTGCTCATCTTCTCCATCTTTTGGACCAATCAGTTCTTTTGGAGTGTGGGGTGA
- the RNF183 gene encoding E3 ubiquitin-protein ligase RNF183 isoform X2, whose translation MPCTVPGLWTSLVRPLRMAEQQGQEHECPVCWNPFNNTFHTPKMLDCCHSFCVECLAHLSLVTPARRKLLCPLCRQPTVLASGQPVTDLPTNTAVLSLLRLEPHHIILEGHQLCLKDQPKSRYLLRQPRVYTLDLPEPGSQTEAPQAMAPATTPLPVPISSHYSRRECCHNPQSRMFTYLIAVILSVTLLLIFSIFWTNQFFWSVG comes from the exons ATgccttgcacagtgcctggcctcTG gACATCTCTTGTGAGGCCTCTAAGGATGGCCGAGCAGCAGGGCCAGGAGCACGAGTGCCCTGTCTGCTGGAACCCTTTCAACAACACATTCCACACCCCTAAAATGCTCGACTGCTGCCACTCGTTCTGTGTGGAATGCCTGGCTCATCTCAGCCTGGTGACTCCAGCCCGGCGCAAACTGCTGTGCCCGCTCTGTCGCCAGCCCACTGTGCTGGCCTCTGGGCAGCCTGTCACTGACTTGCCCACAAATACTGCTGTGCTCTCCCTGCTCCGCCTGGAGCCCCACCACATCATCTTGGAAGGCCATCAGCTCTGTCTCAAGGACCAACCTAAGAGCCGCTACTTGCTGCGCCAGCCCCGGGTCTATACACTGGACCTCCCTGAGCCCGGGAGCCAGACTGAGGCCCCCCAGGCCATGGCCCCTGCCACCACACCTCTGCCCGTCCCCATCTCCAGCCACTACTCTCGCAGGGAGTGTTGCCACAACCCTCAGTCCCGGATGTTTACCTACCTGATAGCTGTCATCCTCAGCGTCACTCTGTTGCTCATCTTCTCCATCTTTTGGACCAATCAGTTCTTTTGGAGTGTGGGGTGA
- the RNF183 gene encoding E3 ubiquitin-protein ligase RNF183 isoform X3, with amino-acid sequence MAEQQGQEHECPVCWNPFNNTFHTPKMLDCCHSFCVECLAHLSLVTPARRKLLCPLCRQPTVLASGQPVTDLPTNTAVLSLLRLEPHHIILEGHQLCLKDQPKSRYLLRQPRVYTLDLPEPGSQTEAPQAMAPATTPLPVPISSHYSRRECCHNPQSRMFTYLIAVILSVTLLLIFSIFWTNQFFWSVG; translated from the coding sequence ATGGCCGAGCAGCAGGGCCAGGAGCACGAGTGCCCTGTCTGCTGGAACCCTTTCAACAACACATTCCACACCCCTAAAATGCTCGACTGCTGCCACTCGTTCTGTGTGGAATGCCTGGCTCATCTCAGCCTGGTGACTCCAGCCCGGCGCAAACTGCTGTGCCCGCTCTGTCGCCAGCCCACTGTGCTGGCCTCTGGGCAGCCTGTCACTGACTTGCCCACAAATACTGCTGTGCTCTCCCTGCTCCGCCTGGAGCCCCACCACATCATCTTGGAAGGCCATCAGCTCTGTCTCAAGGACCAACCTAAGAGCCGCTACTTGCTGCGCCAGCCCCGGGTCTATACACTGGACCTCCCTGAGCCCGGGAGCCAGACTGAGGCCCCCCAGGCCATGGCCCCTGCCACCACACCTCTGCCCGTCCCCATCTCCAGCCACTACTCTCGCAGGGAGTGTTGCCACAACCCTCAGTCCCGGATGTTTACCTACCTGATAGCTGTCATCCTCAGCGTCACTCTGTTGCTCATCTTCTCCATCTTTTGGACCAATCAGTTCTTTTGGAGTGTGGGGTGA